The Deinococcus humi genome has a segment encoding these proteins:
- a CDS encoding RecX family transcriptional regulator: MRSRRARPPEGDQPPREVRPKTPQERRDALLAYAFRALGGRALTEAELRVKLERRSDTPELVEEVLKRVQELGYQDDGQVARIEGTRRGVGTFRVRQTLKRRGVTEELIQDTLEARDPDQERAGALEVLERRWPALARKKDPRASAYAFLARRGYAGDAIWPAIRELSERLPPDEDGEEEEGEWE; this comes from the coding sequence ATGCGAAGTCGCCGTGCCCGCCCACCCGAAGGCGACCAGCCCCCACGCGAGGTCCGGCCCAAGACGCCGCAGGAGCGGCGCGACGCTCTGCTGGCCTACGCCTTCCGGGCGCTGGGGGGGCGCGCACTGACCGAGGCCGAACTGCGCGTCAAGCTGGAACGCCGCAGTGACACCCCCGAACTGGTAGAAGAAGTCCTGAAGCGGGTACAGGAACTGGGCTATCAGGACGACGGGCAGGTGGCCCGCATCGAGGGGACGCGGCGCGGCGTGGGCACGTTCCGCGTGCGCCAGACCCTGAAGCGCCGGGGCGTGACCGAGGAACTGATTCAGGACACCCTGGAAGCCCGTGATCCGGACCAGGAACGTGCCGGGGCGCTGGAAGTCCTGGAGCGGCGCTGGCCCGCGCTGGCCCGGAAGAAGGACCCCAGGGCCAGCGCTTACGCTTTTCTGGCGCGCCGGGGCTACGCTGGTGACGCCATCTGGCCTGCCATCCGCGAACTGAGCGAGCGCCTGCCGCCTGACGAGGACGGGGAAGAAGAGGAGGGCGAGTGGGAGTGA
- the rpsT gene encoding 30S ribosomal protein S20: protein MALRHKSAQKRHRQSLKRRMINRSRKSTIKTFTKKALAAITNGEDLNAAQSKAESLIDKAAKGSTLHKNTAARKKSRLAKAINKAKAAQEGAQQS, encoded by the coding sequence ATGGCATTACGTCACAAGTCCGCCCAGAAGCGCCACCGCCAGAGCCTCAAGCGCCGCATGATCAACCGCAGCCGCAAGAGCACCATCAAGACCTTTACCAAAAAGGCGCTGGCTGCCATCACCAACGGTGAGGACCTGAACGCCGCCCAGAGCAAGGCCGAGAGCCTGATCGACAAGGCCGCCAAGGGCAGCACCCTGCACAAGAACACCGCCGCGCGCAAGAAGAGCCGTCTGGCAAAGGCCATCAACAAGGCCAAGGCCGCCCAGGAAGGCGCGCAGCAGAGCTAA
- a CDS encoding PLP-dependent aminotransferase family protein, whose amino-acid sequence MAGAGVRALSGRGASGAWSDLALAAPLPGEALHARVARTLRDAVTGGLLPEGTRLPGHRRLAGALGVSRNTLVDALAGLEAEGYLRVQGRSGTVVCVPTPAPAVAQPTDDLPLSAWATRALSGGADDAGGDYAVDFRVGQPVPELYPEAAWTAALARQAGRLGRRTEEGKVSDPLGPLETRRALSAYLNAARGARVTPEMVMLTGGTQSALDALARVFLEPGRVAAVEDPTYPGARAALSATGAAVVPVAVDDGGLQPAKLPAQATLLYLTPGCQYPTGVTLGAARRAELIAWVRRGNAFVLEDDYAADLHHTGRPLPVMQGLAPDRVILLGSFSKSLAPATRSGFLVAPPPVLRVLARTRPLTDRAPGTLDALALADVLDSGAYGRHLRRARQVLAHRQEVMLTALAEALPKWEVQEVAAGLHVYVRLPGGLEEGRVVAVAARRGVALSPVAPLSATGGQAAVLLAFAHLTPEAIRHGIRRLNSSH is encoded by the coding sequence CTGGCTGGAGCGGGAGTTCGGGCGCTGAGCGGGCGCGGCGCGTCCGGGGCCTGGAGCGATCTTGCCCTGGCCGCCCCATTGCCCGGCGAGGCGCTGCACGCCCGCGTGGCCCGCACCCTGCGTGACGCTGTGACCGGTGGTCTGCTTCCCGAAGGCACGCGCCTGCCCGGCCACCGTCGGCTGGCCGGGGCGCTGGGTGTCTCGCGCAACACGCTGGTGGACGCGCTGGCGGGGCTGGAGGCCGAGGGCTACCTGCGTGTGCAGGGCCGCAGCGGAACGGTGGTGTGTGTACCTACCCCGGCACCCGCCGTTGCGCAGCCCACGGACGATCTGCCCCTCAGCGCCTGGGCCACCCGCGCGCTGTCGGGCGGTGCGGACGACGCCGGGGGGGACTACGCCGTGGATTTCCGCGTAGGCCAGCCAGTGCCGGAACTGTACCCGGAAGCGGCCTGGACGGCGGCGCTGGCCCGGCAGGCGGGACGCCTTGGCCGGCGGACGGAGGAGGGGAAGGTCTCCGATCCGCTGGGACCGCTGGAGACCCGCCGCGCCCTGTCGGCCTATCTGAATGCGGCGCGCGGCGCACGCGTCACACCCGAGATGGTGATGTTGACCGGCGGCACGCAATCAGCGCTGGACGCGCTGGCCCGCGTGTTTCTGGAGCCGGGACGGGTGGCAGCGGTGGAGGACCCCACCTACCCGGGTGCGCGGGCGGCACTTTCCGCCACCGGGGCGGCGGTGGTTCCGGTGGCGGTGGATGACGGCGGCCTGCAGCCTGCGAAGCTGCCCGCGCAGGCCACGCTGCTGTACCTGACTCCGGGCTGCCAGTACCCCACCGGCGTGACCCTGGGGGCCGCCCGCCGCGCCGAACTGATCGCCTGGGTGCGGCGCGGCAATGCTTTTGTGCTGGAAGACGACTACGCCGCCGACCTGCACCACACGGGCCGTCCGCTGCCGGTCATGCAGGGCCTGGCCCCGGATCGGGTGATCCTGCTGGGCAGCTTCAGTAAAAGCCTGGCCCCTGCCACCCGCAGCGGCTTCCTGGTGGCCCCGCCCCCGGTCCTGCGCGTCCTTGCCCGCACCCGCCCGCTGACGGACCGCGCGCCCGGCACCCTCGATGCCCTGGCGCTGGCCGACGTGCTGGATTCGGGGGCTTACGGGAGACACCTGCGCCGCGCGCGGCAGGTGCTGGCCCACCGGCAGGAGGTCATGCTCACGGCCCTGGCCGAGGCGCTGCCCAAGTGGGAGGTTCAGGAGGTGGCCGCCGGGCTGCATGTGTACGTGCGTCTGCCCGGCGGCCTGGAGGAAGGGCGGGTGGTGGCAGTGGCGGCGCGGCGCGGCGTGGCCCTCTCGCCCGTGGCTCCCCTCTCGGCGACTGGGGGTCAGGCAGCCGTGCTGCTGGCCTTCGCGCACCTGACCCCCGAGGCCATCCGTCACGGCATCCGGCGGCTGAATTCTTCGCACTAG
- a CDS encoding class I SAM-dependent rRNA methyltransferase, with protein MKKSASVTLQPAAVRRIAGRYPFGHTGDIADADAGIAPGEVVDVKAPGGKVIARGYFNPDGATPLRLLTWEREEVNLAFYRARVKAALGRREGRILNTDAVRVAYAEADGLPGVVADKFGDVLAVQLRNAGAERHRDLILKALREVTGAGSAYERSDTGERRREGLGMVAGPLWGEVPERVEFHEDDLTLHFAPMDAQKTGFFLDQRDNRRLMRSLVRPGAGFLDVYSYTGGFSLHAAKAGAKSVAVDKDQVALAALEGAARGNGVNSNVGVRWGDALEVLAALEREKRSFGAAVLDPPTLAKRRDDVPRAKRIFTDGAAHTLRMLENGGWLMISTCAHYIRVDDLLDAARVAAAEADCDAEVVAVTYQPADHPQLLSVPESLYLKSIVLRKHA; from the coding sequence ATGAAGAAGTCCGCCTCCGTCACCCTCCAGCCCGCTGCCGTCCGGCGTATCGCGGGCCGCTACCCCTTTGGACACACGGGCGACATCGCCGACGCCGACGCTGGAATTGCCCCCGGCGAGGTGGTGGACGTGAAAGCCCCCGGCGGCAAGGTGATCGCGCGCGGTTACTTCAACCCGGACGGCGCGACGCCGCTGCGTCTGCTGACCTGGGAACGGGAGGAGGTGAATCTGGCGTTCTACCGCGCCCGCGTGAAGGCCGCACTGGGCCGCCGCGAGGGCCGCATCCTGAACACCGACGCCGTGAGAGTGGCCTATGCCGAGGCCGATGGATTGCCGGGGGTGGTGGCCGACAAGTTCGGGGACGTGCTGGCGGTGCAACTGCGCAATGCCGGGGCCGAGCGTCACCGGGACCTGATCCTCAAGGCCCTCCGCGAGGTTACCGGGGCCGGGAGCGCCTATGAGCGCAGCGATACGGGGGAGCGCCGCCGGGAGGGGCTGGGGATGGTGGCCGGCCCGTTGTGGGGCGAGGTGCCGGAACGCGTGGAGTTCCACGAGGACGACCTGACCCTGCACTTCGCGCCAATGGACGCCCAGAAGACCGGCTTCTTTCTGGACCAGCGCGACAACCGCCGCCTGATGCGCTCCCTGGTGCGGCCCGGCGCGGGGTTTCTGGACGTGTACTCGTACACCGGGGGCTTCAGTCTGCACGCCGCGAAAGCCGGAGCAAAAAGTGTGGCGGTGGACAAGGACCAGGTGGCCCTGGCCGCGCTGGAAGGGGCGGCGCGCGGAAACGGCGTGAACAGCAACGTAGGCGTGCGCTGGGGCGACGCGCTGGAAGTGCTGGCCGCGCTGGAACGCGAGAAACGCAGTTTCGGGGCTGCCGTGCTGGACCCGCCGACCCTCGCCAAGCGACGCGACGACGTGCCGCGCGCCAAGCGCATCTTCACCGACGGCGCAGCCCACACCCTGCGCATGCTGGAAAATGGCGGCTGGCTGATGATCAGCACCTGCGCCCACTACATCCGGGTGGATGACCTGCTGGACGCCGCCCGCGTGGCCGCCGCCGAGGCCGACTGCGACGCCGAGGTGGTCGCCGTCACCTATCAGCCCGCCGATCACCCGCAGTTGCTCAGCGTCCCCGAGAGCCTGTACCTCAAGAGCATTGTGCTGCGAAAGCACGCGTGA
- a CDS encoding TrmB family transcriptional regulator, whose product MSAVIHLQALGLTEYEARAYTALLALGRAVPARVARQAGIPRPKIYETLERLEGRGLAAKMGQNPLEYAPLSAREYLARARRSFDDRLGALDRDLSRLAPDPAPEAVYHLYGEAAIRSLCEDLTLNARRSLFMAGEATFAGELERLTPRGVQLRRTLLTGLPSIAAEGQRAFLLTRDGEAALIAHFIDEDGIGQAHGVHTHNPVIIHLIEGYVNLASREAGSA is encoded by the coding sequence ATGAGCGCCGTGATTCACCTGCAAGCGCTGGGCCTGACCGAGTACGAGGCCCGCGCGTATACCGCACTGCTGGCGCTGGGACGCGCCGTTCCCGCCCGTGTGGCGCGGCAGGCCGGGATTCCCAGGCCCAAAATCTACGAGACTCTGGAACGGCTCGAGGGCCGGGGACTGGCCGCCAAGATGGGCCAGAACCCGCTGGAATACGCCCCCCTCAGCGCCCGCGAGTATCTGGCCCGGGCCCGCCGCAGTTTCGATGACCGTCTGGGCGCGCTGGACCGCGACCTGTCGCGCCTGGCCCCCGATCCGGCCCCAGAGGCGGTGTATCACCTGTACGGTGAGGCCGCCATCCGCAGCCTGTGTGAGGACCTGACCCTGAACGCCCGGCGCAGCCTGTTCATGGCTGGGGAGGCCACCTTTGCCGGAGAACTGGAGCGACTGACTCCGCGCGGCGTGCAACTGCGCCGTACACTCCTGACCGGCCTGCCCAGCATTGCCGCCGAGGGGCAGCGCGCCTTTTTGCTGACCCGTGACGGCGAGGCCGCCCTGATCGCTCACTTTATCGACGAGGACGGCATAGGACAGGCACACGGCGTCCACACACACAATCCGGTGATCATCCACTTGATCGAGGGATATGTGAATCTGGCGTCGCGTGAAGCTGGGTCCGCTTGA
- a CDS encoding transglutaminaseTgpA domain-containing protein, translating to MTTNGTQHAAAPPVAPRNPIPASSLRPTRFGLAFLLLVTLTLVGCINYGLSLGYGLTFLLGGVWVMASTGVARVAQQIRLNLSAPTGASAGGGGEALFTLSVTAAVGGAVTVVLESSAGDSRTVTLRVESGEVRTLMVPFPVRTRGPLTLTSHGAAALDFLGLWAASLTPPTPVTVNVAPAPEDEAPPAPLRSLPGPGDGHRRTSGDEEFAGLRPYAPGDSPRQISWRHVARTGTLLTRETDAAQGRVRLLDWADTAGETESRLSRLAAWVLELDRRGVPFALNVPGTALPAGGGEGQRLAALNVLAGVTPFPAATPAARIKVRAATDADALRVTLLALAFTLAPGVLRQPLWASALVAGLLLYGAVRTRRPLPVIPTWGLGLVAGLAAVGLNATYGTLLGRDAGTALLALLVALKTAESHGRRDGHLLVLLGLFVASTHFFHGQGPLTALHVVLSAALLLAAASRWTAPTRTDRPEDVDLPSTLIRSGGLLALAAPLALTLFMLFPRPERPLWQLPVQGGASTGLSGEIRAGEYSNLAQNRAVAFRADFTGELPSPDERYWRGPVYEAYDGQSWKQVRIGGPSPSIEPLASAPDWTYTLTLEPSGNPWLLALDTPVELPQDAVLTTAFQAVSFRPVSARRRVTLHSRPSRVGVGENLERLQYDLYLPPGQSPRSAALGASWRGLLPQQRIEAGLSYLRRGGFSYTLSPPLLPAQDRVDAFLFGTRQGFCEHYAQSFVFLMRAAGLPARIVGGYLGGEQNPDGGYLIVRQQDAHAWAEVWIQGQGWQRVDPTAVVAPARVNAGLPTALSQPQASAAAAPTPLSRFGLRLDALQNRWNDLVVGYSGSEQQALLSRVGLGGVGSGPYLAVLPLLVALALLPALWWLRQQARPRDPSSRALHELTVRLGLPRSPGETPSDYAARAAQLRPHLAPALEEVVRAYHAARYAPGDPAEALKALKAALSRVKR from the coding sequence ATGACCACGAACGGCACCCAGCATGCGGCAGCGCCTCCCGTCGCCCCACGCAACCCCATCCCTGCAAGCTCCCTGCGCCCTACCCGCTTTGGCCTGGCCTTTCTGCTGCTGGTCACGCTGACCCTGGTGGGGTGCATCAACTACGGCCTGAGCCTGGGCTACGGCCTGACCTTCCTGCTGGGCGGCGTATGGGTCATGGCCTCCACCGGGGTGGCTCGCGTGGCCCAGCAGATCCGCCTGAATTTGAGTGCGCCCACGGGGGCCAGCGCCGGTGGCGGGGGTGAGGCGCTGTTCACCCTGTCGGTCACGGCGGCGGTGGGCGGAGCGGTCACAGTTGTTCTGGAAAGCAGCGCGGGCGATAGCCGCACGGTCACCCTGCGTGTGGAGTCGGGCGAGGTTCGCACCTTGATGGTGCCTTTCCCTGTCCGCACGCGTGGCCCGCTGACCCTCACGTCGCATGGGGCAGCGGCGCTGGATTTCCTGGGATTGTGGGCCGCGAGTCTGACTCCCCCCACCCCGGTGACGGTCAACGTGGCTCCGGCCCCGGAAGACGAGGCGCCGCCTGCGCCGCTGCGGAGCTTGCCAGGACCGGGTGATGGCCACCGCCGCACCTCCGGCGACGAGGAGTTTGCCGGACTGCGCCCCTACGCCCCCGGCGACTCGCCCCGGCAGATCTCGTGGCGGCATGTGGCCCGCACCGGCACCCTGCTGACCCGCGAGACCGACGCCGCGCAGGGTCGGGTGCGTCTGCTGGACTGGGCCGATACGGCAGGAGAGACGGAATCCCGCCTCTCCCGGCTGGCCGCCTGGGTGCTGGAACTGGACCGCCGGGGAGTGCCCTTTGCGCTCAATGTTCCCGGCACTGCCCTGCCAGCAGGCGGTGGCGAGGGCCAGCGGCTGGCCGCGCTGAACGTGCTGGCGGGCGTCACTCCCTTTCCTGCGGCCACGCCGGCGGCCCGGATTAAAGTGCGGGCCGCCACCGACGCCGACGCCCTGCGGGTCACCCTGCTGGCGCTGGCCTTCACTCTGGCGCCGGGGGTGCTGCGGCAGCCGCTGTGGGCCTCGGCGCTGGTGGCGGGACTGTTGCTGTACGGGGCTGTCCGCACGCGCAGGCCACTGCCCGTTATCCCCACCTGGGGGCTGGGCTTGGTGGCCGGGTTGGCGGCGGTGGGCCTGAACGCCACGTATGGCACGCTGCTGGGGCGTGACGCCGGAACTGCGCTGCTGGCCCTGCTGGTGGCCCTCAAGACTGCTGAGAGCCACGGCAGACGCGACGGCCACCTGCTGGTGCTGCTGGGCCTGTTCGTGGCCAGCACGCACTTCTTTCACGGGCAGGGACCGCTGACGGCCTTGCACGTCGTTCTCAGCGCGGCGCTGTTGCTGGCCGCCGCCTCACGCTGGACGGCTCCGACGCGTACAGATCGGCCAGAGGACGTGGACCTGCCCTCCACCCTGATCCGCAGCGGAGGCTTGCTGGCCCTGGCTGCGCCGCTGGCGCTGACGCTGTTCATGCTGTTCCCTCGTCCAGAACGTCCACTGTGGCAACTACCTGTGCAGGGTGGAGCCAGCACGGGCCTGTCAGGGGAGATTCGCGCCGGGGAGTACAGCAATCTGGCGCAAAACCGTGCGGTGGCCTTCCGCGCCGACTTCACGGGTGAGCTGCCGTCACCTGATGAGCGGTACTGGCGCGGCCCAGTGTACGAGGCTTACGACGGCCAGTCGTGGAAACAGGTGCGGATCGGCGGGCCATCGCCCAGCATCGAGCCACTCGCCTCGGCTCCCGACTGGACGTACACCCTGACCCTGGAGCCGTCTGGCAATCCCTGGCTGCTGGCCCTGGATACCCCAGTGGAACTGCCCCAGGACGCAGTCCTGACCACCGCGTTTCAGGCCGTTTCTTTCCGACCCGTCAGCGCCCGTCGCCGCGTGACCCTGCACAGCCGCCCGTCGCGCGTGGGCGTCGGCGAGAACCTAGAGCGTCTCCAGTACGATCTCTATCTTCCGCCGGGACAGAGTCCGCGCTCCGCCGCACTGGGTGCGAGCTGGCGGGGTCTTCTTCCGCAGCAGCGGATTGAGGCCGGACTGAGCTATCTGCGCCGGGGCGGCTTCTCATACACCCTCTCGCCGCCGCTGCTGCCCGCGCAGGACCGGGTCGATGCCTTTCTCTTCGGCACCAGGCAGGGCTTTTGCGAGCACTATGCGCAGTCCTTCGTCTTTTTAATGCGCGCCGCTGGACTGCCCGCGCGCATCGTCGGCGGCTACCTGGGTGGTGAGCAGAACCCGGACGGGGGGTACCTGATCGTGCGCCAGCAGGACGCCCACGCCTGGGCCGAGGTCTGGATACAGGGCCAGGGTTGGCAGCGAGTGGACCCCACCGCCGTGGTGGCCCCCGCACGGGTGAACGCGGGGCTGCCGACCGCGTTGAGCCAGCCACAGGCCAGCGCTGCCGCCGCCCCCACTCCACTCAGCCGCTTCGGGCTGCGACTGGACGCCCTGCAGAATCGCTGGAACGACCTGGTGGTGGGGTATAGCGGCAGTGAGCAACAGGCGCTGCTCTCGCGGGTGGGTCTGGGGGGCGTCGGGTCAGGTCCCTATCTGGCCGTCTTACCGCTGCTCGTCGCGCTGGCGCTGCTGCCCGCCCTGTGGTGGCTGCGGCAACAGGCCCGCCCGCGCGATCCCTCGTCACGCGCCCTGCATGAACTGACCGTGCGCCTGGGCCTGCCCCGCTCTCCGGGCGAGACCCCCAGCGACTACGCCGCCCGGGCTGCCCAACTCCGGCCCCATCTGGCGCCCGCCCTGGAGGAGGTGGTGCGGGCCTACCACGCCGCCCGCTATGCGCCGGGTGATCCGGCGGAGGCTCTGAAAGCATTGAAGGCCGCCCTGAGCAGAGTGAAGCGCTAA
- a CDS encoding AAA family ATPase, producing the protein MMRAVPPAPPVARHADALTAALAQLDGVILGKPGQTRLAVACLLARGHLLIEDQPGVGKTTLAGALARTFGLDFRRVQFTADLLPADLTGVSVWDAPNSTFRFQPGPVFSEVLLADEINRATPRTQGALLEAMEERQVSEGGVTRPLPDPFFVIATQNPAAFVGTSPLPEAQLDRFLMTITLGYPDPRAERTLLETGGRSLSVRGLGAVLDAPTLLQMQREVDSIHAAAPLLDYLQLLARATREHGGLLTGLSPRALLALLSAARAWAYLAGRPMVLPEDVQAVFPALAAHRLPPRDPGASMPQLLSRLLADTPIP; encoded by the coding sequence ATGATGCGCGCCGTGCCCCCTGCCCCTCCCGTCGCCCGCCACGCGGACGCCCTGACAGCCGCGCTGGCGCAACTCGACGGCGTCATTCTGGGCAAGCCTGGACAGACCCGGCTGGCCGTGGCCTGCCTGCTGGCGCGTGGCCACCTGTTGATTGAGGACCAGCCGGGGGTCGGCAAGACCACGCTGGCCGGGGCGCTGGCCCGCACTTTCGGGCTGGATTTCCGGCGCGTGCAGTTCACCGCCGATCTCCTGCCCGCTGACCTGACCGGCGTCAGCGTGTGGGACGCCCCAAATTCCACGTTCCGTTTCCAGCCTGGGCCGGTGTTCAGCGAGGTGTTGCTGGCCGACGAGATCAACCGCGCCACTCCACGCACCCAGGGCGCCCTCCTGGAGGCGATGGAGGAGCGGCAGGTCAGCGAGGGCGGCGTGACCCGGCCCCTGCCGGACCCCTTTTTCGTGATCGCCACGCAGAACCCGGCGGCCTTCGTGGGCACCTCGCCGTTGCCCGAGGCACAGCTGGACCGCTTCCTGATGACCATCACGCTGGGCTATCCCGATCCCCGTGCCGAGCGCACCCTGCTGGAAACTGGTGGCCGCAGCCTGAGCGTGCGTGGCCTGGGGGCCGTACTGGATGCCCCAACCCTCCTTCAGATGCAGCGCGAGGTGGACAGCATTCATGCTGCCGCCCCACTGCTGGATTACCTGCAACTGCTGGCCCGCGCCACCCGCGAGCACGGGGGGCTCCTGACGGGTCTCAGCCCCCGCGCGCTGCTGGCGCTGCTGTCGGCGGCCCGCGCCTGGGCCTACCTGGCAGGTCGCCCCATGGTGCTGCCAGAGGACGTGCAGGCGGTTTTCCCCGCTCTGGCCGCCCACCGCCTGCCGCCGCGCGATCCAGGCGCGAGCATGCCCCAACTGTTGTCCCGGCTGTTGGCCGACACGCCGATTCCATGA
- a CDS encoding VanZ family protein codes for MTPPGTSSRFRAVWWLISLGIMGTVWWLSSSADTPGPPLVHPLDWIAHFTAYFALAYALGRATGRRDVALVIAVWWGALDEVHQAFVPGRDAGVTDWLFDLVGAWIGSRLAMRRRRRKQGGEKETEST; via the coding sequence TTGACCCCACCCGGAACCTCTTCCCGCTTCCGGGCGGTGTGGTGGCTGATCTCGCTGGGCATCATGGGGACGGTCTGGTGGCTGAGCAGTTCCGCAGACACGCCGGGGCCGCCGCTGGTGCACCCGCTGGACTGGATCGCCCACTTCACCGCGTATTTTGCGCTGGCTTACGCGCTTGGCCGGGCGACGGGACGGCGCGACGTGGCGCTGGTGATAGCCGTGTGGTGGGGCGCGCTGGACGAGGTGCATCAGGCTTTCGTGCCGGGCCGCGACGCGGGCGTCACCGACTGGCTGTTCGATCTGGTCGGGGCGTGGATCGGCTCCCGGCTGGCAATGCGGCGCAGGAGACGAAAGCAGGGTGGGGAAAAGGAGACCGAATCGACCTGA
- a CDS encoding VOC family protein has translation MSVTHLDHVAIATPDLDIGSTPYLALGLHPEGPDEDVNGQGVRVRAFMVGETLIELLMPTRPDSPIAAYLEKRGPGLHHTAYRVADLDAEMTRLRAEGARFLSDAPAPGRAGTRVAFLHPKWGAGTLIELVEHLRGQAGFDGTGV, from the coding sequence ATGTCTGTCACGCACCTGGATCATGTCGCCATCGCCACCCCCGATCTGGATATTGGAAGCACACCGTATCTGGCACTGGGCCTGCACCCCGAAGGACCGGACGAGGATGTGAACGGTCAGGGTGTGCGCGTTCGTGCCTTTATGGTGGGCGAAACCTTAATCGAACTGCTGATGCCCACCCGGCCCGACAGCCCGATTGCCGCGTATCTGGAGAAGCGCGGGCCAGGACTGCACCACACCGCCTACCGCGTGGCCGATCTGGATGCCGAGATGACCCGCCTGCGCGCGGAGGGGGCACGTTTTCTGAGCGACGCGCCCGCGCCGGGCCGGGCCGGGACGCGGGTCGCCTTTTTGCACCCCAAATGGGGCGCGGGAACGCTGATCGAACTGGTGGAACATCTTCGCGGTCAGGCTGGGTTTGACGGGACAGGCGTTTGA
- the lepA gene encoding translation elongation factor 4 codes for MSVRPPAATRNFSIIAHVDHGKSTLADRILERLGAMGERDKRDQTLDTLELERERGITIKSTPIRLEYTRPRLEDGTGGETYVLNLIDTPGHVDFNYEVSRSLAACEGVLLLVDASQGVEAQTIVNAYLAIDNNLEIVPVINKIDLPAADPEGAAKELEEVIGIPAEDAVFASAKAGIGIDEILEAVVARIPPPPGDPEAPLKALVFDSFYDAYQGVILFVRVLEGTLRAKDQITLMNAGKSFEVDKVGTFTPGLVVGQELQAGAVGWVAAGIKDIADAQVGDTLTGKERRTDEAFPGFKPAQPVVFSGLYPTDTEDYRKLRDALEKLKLNDAAFSFDPETSEALGFGFRCGFLGLLHAEIIQERLEREYDLDLIATAPAVVYRVSLTNGDVFETQNPAEFPTRDRIANVEEPYIKLSVMLPEDYVGPVMGLLQERRGSMVTMNYLGKRVELVYEVPFAEILYDFHDRLKSISRGYASMDYEQLGYREGDLRKVDILVNNEVIDALAVIVHEDKAYSLGRKIVDKMAEVIPRQMFPVPVQATIGAKIIARATVKAYRKDVLAKCYGGDISRKKKLLNKQKKGRARMKQIGTVEVPQEAFLAVLSTEE; via the coding sequence ATGAGTGTCAGGCCCCCCGCAGCAACCCGTAATTTTTCGATCATCGCCCACGTGGACCACGGCAAATCCACGCTGGCGGACCGCATTCTGGAGCGACTGGGTGCCATGGGCGAGCGCGACAAGCGCGATCAGACCCTGGACACGCTGGAGCTGGAGCGTGAACGTGGCATCACCATCAAGTCGACCCCGATCCGGCTGGAATATACGCGGCCCAGGCTCGAGGACGGCACGGGCGGTGAGACCTACGTGCTGAACCTGATCGACACGCCAGGGCACGTGGACTTCAATTACGAGGTGTCCCGTTCGCTGGCTGCCTGCGAGGGCGTGCTGCTGCTGGTGGACGCCTCGCAGGGCGTGGAGGCGCAGACGATTGTCAATGCCTATCTGGCCATCGACAACAACCTGGAGATCGTGCCGGTGATCAACAAGATCGATCTGCCTGCCGCCGATCCCGAAGGTGCGGCCAAGGAGCTCGAAGAGGTCATCGGCATTCCAGCCGAGGACGCCGTCTTTGCCTCGGCCAAAGCGGGGATCGGGATCGACGAGATTCTGGAAGCGGTGGTGGCGCGCATTCCCCCGCCGCCCGGCGATCCGGAAGCGCCCCTCAAGGCGCTGGTCTTCGACTCCTTCTACGACGCCTACCAGGGAGTGATCCTGTTTGTGCGTGTGCTGGAAGGCACGCTACGCGCCAAGGATCAGATCACGCTGATGAACGCGGGCAAGTCCTTCGAGGTCGACAAGGTGGGCACCTTTACGCCGGGGCTGGTGGTGGGCCAGGAACTCCAGGCCGGGGCGGTGGGCTGGGTGGCCGCAGGCATCAAGGACATCGCCGACGCCCAGGTGGGCGATACCCTGACCGGCAAGGAGCGGCGCACCGACGAGGCTTTCCCCGGGTTCAAGCCCGCGCAACCGGTCGTGTTTTCAGGCCTGTACCCCACCGACACCGAGGATTACCGCAAGCTGCGAGACGCCCTGGAGAAACTCAAGCTCAACGACGCGGCCTTCAGCTTCGATCCCGAGACCTCCGAGGCGCTGGGTTTCGGTTTCCGCTGCGGTTTTCTGGGGCTGCTCCATGCCGAGATCATTCAGGAACGCCTGGAACGCGAGTACGATCTTGACCTGATCGCCACCGCTCCCGCCGTGGTCTACCGCGTCAGCCTCACCAACGGCGACGTGTTCGAGACCCAGAACCCGGCGGAGTTCCCCACCCGTGACCGGATTGCCAATGTCGAGGAGCCGTACATCAAGCTCTCGGTGATGCTGCCTGAGGATTACGTGGGGCCGGTGATGGGGCTCCTGCAGGAGCGGCGTGGCTCGATGGTCACCATGAACTACCTGGGCAAGCGCGTTGAACTGGTCTACGAGGTGCCGTTCGCCGAGATCCTGTATGACTTCCATGACCGTCTCAAGAGCATCTCGCGCGGCTATGCCAGCATGGATTACGAGCAGCTCGGCTACCGCGAGGGCGATCTGCGCAAGGTGGACATTCTGGTCAACAATGAGGTTATCGACGCGCTGGCCGTGATCGTTCACGAGGACAAGGCCTACTCGCTGGGGCGCAAGATCGTGGACAAGATGGCGGAGGTGATCCCGCGCCAGATGTTCCCGGTACCGGTGCAGGCCACGATCGGCGCAAAGATCATCGCCCGCGCCACCGTCAAGGCGTACCGCAAGGACGTGCTGGCGAAGTGCTACGGCGGCGATATCTCCCGCAAGAAGAAGCTGCTGAACAAGCAGAAGAAGGGCCGCGCCCGCATGAAGCAGATCGGCACGGTAGAGGTGCCCCAGGAGGCCTTCCTGGCCGTCCTGAGTACCGAGGAATAG